Within Actinoplanes sp. L3-i22, the genomic segment AGAACCGTCAGGTCAGACCTGCGCGGGATCCACCTGGAGGGTGAACGCCGCGGTCGCCGCGCCACCCCAGGTGTCGGTGAACCGGACGGTGAACGTCGTCGTCCCGGCCGTCATCGGCGCCCCGCTGATCTCCCCGGTGCCCGCGTCCAGCGCCAGGCCGGCCGGCAGCGCGCCGTCGGTCACCGACCAGGTGCCGGCCCGGCCGTCCGCGGTGCGCAGCTGGGCCGAGTAGGCCACGTCGGCCTCGCCCTCGGGCAGCTCGGCGGTGTCGATCACCGGGACGCCGGCCGTCACCGGGATCACGATCACCCGGGTGACCGCCTGCGGCACGTAGTCGGTGAACCGCACGGTCACCGCGAAGTCGCCGGGCGCCTCCGGGACGCCACTGATCACGCCCGCGCCGCTCAACGACAAACCCGCCGGCATGCTGCCGGAGACCAAAGACCATGTTCCCGTACGGCCGGACTTCAGCGCGAGCCGAGCGGAGTAGTCGGCGCCGACCGTCCCGGCGGCGGTGCGCGCGGTCGCGATCACCGGCTTGGCGGGCGGCGCCGTGACGAAGAGCAGCCGGTTCGGCGAGCCCTTGCGGTCGGTGACCTTCCCGGTGGTGGCGTTCGCCACGAGCTTCGCGCGGACCTGCGACGGGGTCAGGCCCGGGCTCGCGTCCAGGAGCAGCGCGGCCGCGCCGGCGACGTGCGGGGACGCCATCGAGGTACCGCTGTAGACGGCCGAGGCGGTATTGCTGTTCGCCACCGACGACCGGATGTTCACGCCGGGCGCGAAGATGTCGACCAGGCCGCCGTAGTTGGAGAAGAAGGCCCGCTTGTCCTTGCTGTCGGTGGCGCCCACGGTGATCGCCGCGGGCACGTCGGCCGGGCTGCTCCAGACCGCGCTGGTGTCCTCGTTCCCGGCCGCCACCACGTAGGTCACCCCGGACGCGATCGAGTCCTCCACCGCCAGGTCCAGCGACGGGCTGTTCTCGCCGCCCATGCTCATGTTCGCGACGGCCGGCTTGACCGCGTTCCGGGTCACCCAGTCCACGCCGTCGATCACGTCGGAGATGTAGCCGCCGCCGTCGCAGTCCAGTACCCGGACGGCGACCAGCCGCACGT encodes:
- a CDS encoding S8 family peptidase, with amino-acid sequence MRKWTFGAFLTSAVAASAALAAPAAPAFAAGTVIGADAPGAVPGRYIVTMKNRGTGPSVHALGSGKVLHTFRAISGYAAEMTAAQARRLAADPAVRSVEQDRRIHIATTQKSPGWGLDRIDQRTAKLSKTYTPTDDGSSVHAYVIDTGIRITHQEFGGRASYGYDFADDDSNAADCNGHGTHVAGTIGGTHYGVAKNVRLVAVRVLDCDGGGYISDVIDGVDWVTRNAVKPAVANMSMGGENSPSLDLAVEDSIASGVTYVVAAGNEDTSAVWSSPADVPAAITVGATDSKDKRAFFSNYGGLVDIFAPGVNIRSSVANSNTASAVYSGTSMASPHVAGAAALLLDASPGLTPSQVRAKLVANATTGKVTDRKGSPNRLLFVTAPPAKPVIATARTAAGTVGADYSARLALKSGRTGTWSLVSGSMPAGLSLSGAGVISGVPEAPGDFAVTVRFTDYVPQAVTRVIVIPVTAGVPVIDTAELPEGEADVAYSAQLRTADGRAGTWSVTDGALPAGLALDAGTGEISGAPMTAGTTTFTVRFTDTWGGAATAAFTLQVDPAQV